In the Leptotrichia sp. oral taxon 212 genome, one interval contains:
- a CDS encoding L,D-transpeptidase family protein, which translates to MRKNKLALLTFALTAFNFVGKSNEKISLPREYTENITIEGYDVYETEYDFDNDGTLEKIVINKKSDSVIATGGLASIYTLQDGQYELTYQIPLKNEVNAFSVENTEKTLKSIKNLYSEYSKGIEKGEVRVVNLFGDNTNENVSLNLKYDKNSLKNMENFLFIGHSDVLREAPTNSAPGIATLKYKDKPRLLLEFTSLKDNTSQKWYFAELGQEGKIKGYIKENAKVIRRGFYWDKMVSKMEKINNFISDTLEKKEDIYILTEYKPLANDYYSKKDKFGNRSNQSVRGYVKSNKQGEYINIPDRTLLRVLGEENDMIKIETPMYGGPYYIDKKDNVIQKSEITSKVNKFVAIDPESQAEAIFERIDDTNKFNVVTYSFVTTGVDNGYSSYETPHGAFLVAFTRPYMLFTGHAKEGDTRKSAGKEGLVIAGEASYAVRFSGGAYMHGIPASFGASRSTKAYTASKIGTYKESHKCVRHYDDQIEYIVNWINADSKKMEKDNTIPEEPVVVVVL; encoded by the coding sequence ATGAGAAAAAATAAGTTAGCATTGCTTACATTTGCTTTAACGGCGTTCAATTTTGTCGGTAAATCAAATGAGAAAATATCATTACCTAGAGAATATACAGAAAATATAACAATAGAAGGATATGACGTATATGAAACAGAATATGATTTTGATAATGATGGAACACTGGAGAAAATAGTAATAAATAAGAAAAGTGACAGTGTCATTGCTACAGGAGGACTGGCTTCAATTTACACTTTACAGGATGGTCAGTATGAACTCACTTATCAGATTCCATTGAAAAATGAAGTAAATGCGTTTTCCGTTGAAAATACTGAGAAAACTTTGAAAAGTATAAAAAATCTTTATAGTGAATATTCTAAAGGAATAGAAAAAGGAGAAGTAAGAGTAGTAAATTTGTTTGGAGACAATACAAATGAAAATGTATCATTAAATCTTAAATATGATAAAAATTCTCTGAAAAATATGGAGAACTTTCTTTTTATTGGACATTCTGATGTACTAAGGGAAGCTCCAACTAATTCGGCTCCAGGAATTGCAACTTTGAAATACAAGGATAAGCCTAGATTATTGCTGGAATTTACATCTTTAAAAGATAATACAAGCCAGAAATGGTATTTTGCGGAATTAGGTCAAGAAGGAAAAATAAAAGGATACATTAAGGAAAACGCAAAGGTTATAAGAAGAGGATTTTACTGGGATAAAATGGTTTCCAAAATGGAAAAGATAAATAATTTTATATCTGATACACTTGAGAAGAAAGAGGATATTTATATTCTGACTGAATATAAACCATTGGCAAATGACTATTACAGTAAAAAAGACAAATTTGGAAATAGAAGTAATCAAAGCGTAAGAGGTTATGTAAAGTCGAATAAACAGGGAGAATATATAAATATTCCTGATAGAACTCTGCTTAGAGTTTTAGGCGAAGAAAATGATATGATAAAAATAGAAACGCCAATGTATGGTGGACCTTATTATATTGACAAGAAGGACAATGTTATACAGAAATCAGAGATAACTTCAAAAGTAAATAAATTTGTTGCGATAGATCCTGAAAGTCAGGCAGAAGCTATATTTGAAAGAATAGATGACACTAATAAATTTAATGTTGTAACTTATTCTTTTGTTACAACAGGTGTAGATAATGGATACTCTTCCTATGAAACACCACATGGAGCTTTTCTGGTTGCGTTTACAAGACCATATATGTTATTTACAGGACATGCAAAAGAAGGTGATACACGTAAAAGTGCAGGAAAGGAAGGACTTGTGATAGCAGGAGAAGCCAGTTATGCTGTAAGATTTAGTGGTGGTGCATATATGCATGGAATTCCTGCATCATTTGGAGCATCAAGATCAACAAAAGCTTATACTGCAAGTAAAATAGGAACGTATAAAGAATC
- a CDS encoding helix-turn-helix domain-containing protein, producing the protein MKSTGEILEKYIRRKISQVELSKLIGVSPQYISNIINDLKGPSENFLDKFYKIFDVSAEDKKKISEYEELRKLPKKIQEEITLFRKDETVQEKNHKLPISNIVLDGQILPNNEIYFFNQKEIQVFPKFDENDEELFSIIIKSNDYEPKFHYLDTLIFSRQKKINFEELHKKYCLVEYENKKYIKNIEYINDIIILKALNGKEETMVFPKGTYYNLRILGVLKGCLQKY; encoded by the coding sequence ATGAAAAGTACAGGAGAAATATTGGAAAAATATATCAGAAGAAAAATATCTCAAGTTGAACTGTCTAAGCTGATAGGGGTTTCTCCACAATATATAAGCAATATAATAAATGATCTGAAAGGTCCTTCAGAGAATTTTCTGGATAAATTTTATAAAATATTTGATGTGTCTGCTGAGGATAAGAAGAAAATATCAGAATATGAGGAACTTAGAAAATTACCAAAAAAAATTCAGGAAGAAATCACCCTTTTTAGAAAAGATGAAACAGTACAGGAGAAAAATCATAAACTTCCTATAAGTAATATTGTACTTGACGGTCAAATTCTTCCAAATAATGAGATATATTTTTTTAATCAAAAAGAAATACAGGTATTTCCAAAATTTGATGAAAATGATGAAGAACTTTTTTCCATAATCATAAAGTCCAATGATTATGAGCCGAAATTTCATTATCTGGACACTTTAATTTTTTCAAGACAGAAAAAAATTAATTTTGAAGAACTACATAAGAAATATTGCCTTGTTGAGTATGAAAATAAAAAATATATAAAAAATATTGAATATATAAATGATATAATTATTTTAAAGGCTCTAAATGGAAAAGAAGAAACAATGGTATTTCCTAAAGGGACTTATTATAATTTGAGAATATTGGGTGTTTTAAAGGGATGTCTTCAAAAATATTAA
- the metA gene encoding homoserine O-succinyltransferase translates to MPIKIPNNLPAVNILAKENIFVMNETRALSQDIRPLKFVIVNLMPTKIETETQLLRLLSNTPLQMEITLLKMNSYISRNISEEHMKNFYKTFDDIKNEKFDGLIITGAPVETIEFEKVDYWKELTEILKWSNRHVFSTLYICWGAQAGLYYHYGIKKYPLKEKLFGIYPLELNDSNIALFRGFDEIFYIPQSRHTEVKEEDINKIEELEILAKSPEAGVSIVRTKDKRKIFVTGHMEYDRMTLADEYERDIRLGREIRVPFNYYPEDNPEKTPPFKWRGHANLFFINWINHHVYQETPYNLDELEKM, encoded by the coding sequence ATGCCCATAAAAATACCAAATAATTTACCGGCTGTAAATATTTTAGCAAAGGAGAATATTTTTGTCATGAACGAGACACGGGCATTGTCACAAGATATTCGGCCTTTAAAATTTGTAATAGTTAATCTCATGCCTACAAAAATAGAAACAGAAACACAGCTTTTAAGACTGTTAAGTAACACTCCCTTACAGATGGAAATAACACTTTTAAAAATGAACAGCTATATATCAAGGAATATTTCAGAGGAACATATGAAAAATTTTTATAAGACTTTTGATGACATAAAAAATGAGAAATTTGATGGACTTATAATTACTGGGGCTCCTGTGGAAACGATTGAGTTTGAAAAGGTTGATTACTGGAAGGAACTTACAGAAATCTTAAAATGGAGTAACAGGCATGTTTTTTCAACATTGTATATATGTTGGGGTGCACAGGCCGGTCTTTATTATCACTATGGTATAAAAAAGTATCCTCTCAAGGAAAAACTTTTTGGGATATATCCTTTAGAGCTTAATGATAGTAACATAGCACTTTTTAGAGGATTTGACGAAATATTCTATATCCCTCAGTCAAGACATACAGAAGTAAAGGAAGAAGATATAAATAAAATTGAAGAACTTGAAATACTGGCAAAATCTCCTGAAGCAGGAGTATCAATTGTGAGAACAAAAGATAAAAGGAAAATATTTGTTACGGGTCATATGGAATATGACAGAATGACACTTGCAGATGAATATGAGAGAGATATCAGATTAGGGAGGGAAATAAGAGTTCCATTTAATTATTATCCGGAAGATAATCCTGAGAAAACACCTCCGTTTAAATGGAGAGGTCATGCAAATCTTTTTTTCATAAACTGGATTAACCATCATGTTTATCAGGAAACGCCTTATAATCTGGACGAACTGGAAAAAATGTAA